From Staphylothermus hellenicus DSM 12710, a single genomic window includes:
- a CDS encoding DNA repair exonuclease, translating into MLFIHTADLHIGAFSNRPLRNANVEAFEKIADYAINNEIPYLVIAGDFFERPRIENFDVLRRVYRVLRRLKEKNIYVVSVPGSHDSSPRGADILTLLNEAGLIHVPMYKISGELVLYPYRLGDIVFYAVPGLKNNMETMYLRDRKVVFKQPEGRLENIVVLAHTSVKFAGYDPSVYSYRYGKAIIEDQNILSALPRNTKYVALGHIHFPIPLFDEATTNIAYPGAPVGRDTSDLEETYFLRKKYGRDRRFLLIDISGEETTVKSIWEPFNVNVEYIKDYYKGLKDTVQEVKRTIKDLQPDKYNVLILDIEGIPLDDKNKLIHNIREIEQQKKILIHLKMRGFKEKGEVEIGFEDIGDIEEIEKKAVEEFVKKLGINVSPQKILELINILGRQKSPDTNETEFYESLFKELKPIMEEILGVNKK; encoded by the coding sequence TTGCTGTTTATACATACAGCTGATCTTCATATTGGTGCTTTTAGTAATAGACCTTTGAGAAACGCCAATGTTGAGGCTTTCGAGAAAATCGCTGATTACGCGATTAATAATGAGATACCATACTTAGTTATTGCTGGAGATTTCTTTGAGAGACCGAGAATAGAGAATTTTGATGTTCTTCGCAGAGTATATAGGGTTTTGAGGAGGTTGAAAGAGAAGAATATATATGTTGTAAGTGTTCCTGGAAGCCATGATTCCTCGCCTAGAGGAGCAGATATACTTACTCTACTTAATGAAGCAGGCTTAATACATGTTCCCATGTATAAAATCAGTGGAGAACTAGTTTTATACCCTTACAGGCTAGGAGACATTGTTTTCTACGCTGTCCCCGGTCTTAAAAATAATATGGAAACTATGTATCTACGTGATAGGAAGGTAGTATTTAAGCAGCCTGAAGGTAGGTTGGAGAATATAGTTGTCCTAGCTCATACTAGTGTTAAATTCGCTGGATACGATCCAAGCGTTTATAGTTATAGGTATGGTAAAGCAATTATTGAAGACCAGAATATTTTATCTGCTCTACCTAGAAACACGAAATATGTGGCTCTAGGACATATTCATTTCCCTATTCCACTATTTGACGAAGCCACAACCAATATTGCTTATCCAGGAGCTCCTGTTGGTAGAGATACCAGTGATCTTGAGGAAACATATTTTCTACGCAAAAAATATGGTAGAGATAGAAGGTTTCTATTAATAGATATTAGTGGAGAGGAAACAACTGTTAAAAGCATATGGGAACCGTTCAATGTAAATGTTGAATACATTAAGGACTATTATAAAGGACTAAAAGACACTGTTCAAGAAGTTAAAAGAACCATTAAAGATTTACAACCAGATAAATATAATGTGTTAATACTCGATATTGAAGGAATACCTTTAGATGATAAGAACAAATTAATCCATAATATCCGAGAAATAGAGCAGCAAAAGAAGATATTAATACATTTGAAGATGAGAGGGTTTAAGGAGAAGGGTGAAGTAGAGATTGGTTTTGAGGATATAGGGGATATAGAAGAGATTGAGAAGAAAGCTGTGGAGGAGTTTGTGAAAAAGCTCGGTATAAATGTTTCTCCCCAGAAAATACTTGAGCTAATAAATATCTTAGGCAGGCAAAAATCACCTGATACTAATGAAACAGAATTCTATGAATCCCTCTTCAAAGAATTAAAACCAATCATGGAGGAGATCCTCGGTGTCAATAAGAAATAA